The sequence GAGAACGACCGTCCCGCAACTCTGGATGGACTCGAAGGCGGAGAGAAGGGGAAACCTCTCCCGGCTCTTGTCCCACAATTCCTGAAGGCCCGGTTCATGAATCGGGAATCGCCCCGCCTTGAGATCCGAGATGAGGTCCGCGTCTGAATCGACGGCCACGATGCTCATTTCCAAAGACGACCAGCAGACAGACGAGACCAGGCCCAAATGAGAAAGCCCCACGAAGGCAATCCGCTCTTCTGCGCGAGCTCGCGTCATTCGGTCTCCCGGCATTCTGCGAAGCGCGCAGCCTGCTCGGCCAGACGATGGAGGCTCGACGAGATGCGCCAGTCGCCGTCCAGGCTGGTGTGGCCCTCCTGCACGCGCCGCTCGAACTCCTTGATATCCAGTTCCCAAGTCGGATCCTCCATTTCGATCCTGTCCGTCGTCTCGACCGGCCTGCCGCTGGGGAGGACCCGACGGTGAAGCTCGAACGTCGCGGCCCCCCATTTGGTCAACCCCGCCGCATGGAGGGAACCCTTTTCCCCGTAGACGTCCACGCGGAATGTGTTTTTCCACATGATGTTCGCGCATTCGAAGAAAAATCTCCGGTCCGGCGTCGCAAAGAGACAGTAGTCGTATGCCTTGGATTCCAACCTGCGGGCGTCCACCAAGCGGAACCGTGTGTCCTGGATTCCGAACAAATAGCCGGCCAGATCGATCAGATGAGACCCGAGGTCTTCGATCACTCCGTAGCCCGACTCCCGCCAGGTGCCCAACCAGTTCCGAACCGTCCCGTTCCCGTACTGTATCCGCGCGTGGTAGATCTCTCCCAACGTGGATTCGTCCAACTTTCGTTTGAGCAGCCGGATGTGCGGCTCAAAGCGATGGTTGTAGGAGGTGTACCATACGCAGCCGGACTGGGAGGCCAGGGCCGCTGTGGAGCGTGCGATTTCCAAATCCGGAAACACCAGCGGTTTTTCCACAAGCACATGCTTCCTCCTCGCCAGGCATTCCCGAAGAAGCTTCAGCTTCTCTCCGTTCGGAACGCAGAGGATCACCGCATCGTATCCGGCGTCCGGCGCCTGCTCGATTCCTCGGTGGTCCGCCTCCCGATTTTCCGGGTCCACGGTCGCCACGCATGCGCGGCCGAGAATTCGACGCCGCTTCCCGCCCAAATGGCCCAACCCAACCAGAAGATATCTCAGCCGGAACGGGTTCAGATGGACCTCCGCCGGACCGGCGCGATTCCCCAACCGGTTCGCTCCCGTACGGGGTTCCCCTGGGGCGGAATTCACAAGGCTCCTCTGCTCCCCGACCACCCCTGAGCGGGCTACAGCGGCTGGGCCGCGCGGGGCTTGGGCATGCCCGCTTCAAGGCTGCCCGGTGGCGCCAAGGGCGCCGGTTTTCGCCGCGCGCTCCTGCGCGCCCCCCAGCCGGCCATCTCCTGGGCCGATTGGAGCCTGGCCATGACGCCGGGCGTATCGATCGGAATATTGCCTTCCTGTTCACAAGCCACCGCGGCCGCCAAGCTCCCCAGGATGGCGGCCTGAACGATATCGCCCGTTCGCGCCAACACCAGGCTGGCCGTGGCGAGCAGGGCATCGCCCGCGCCCACGGCGTCCACCAAGCGCTCCACAAAGGTGTCAAGGTGAAAGAAACTGCGTGGACTGCTTTTCGGGCTGCGATAGGCCAGGATTCCACGCGCCCCCAATTTCAGAAGTACGAATCGGGCCCGGGCGGCCGTCATGAGTCGCTGGGCGAGGGATCGCACACCCGAATCTTGGTCGCCCAGGGCGAACCGGGCCTCGTGCTCATTGGGCGTGATGAGGTCGAACCCCTTGAAGTCGAGGATGTTTCCCCATCGGCTGCTCACTTGGCTGTCTGCCACTTTCAACGATCCGGGCGGAATGGCCTCCGTGAGTATCTTCACCGAGTCGCTGTGGAAGAGGCCGTGTCGGAAATCGCTGAACACAACCAAGTCCGAGGGAAGATTCCGAATGAAACCCTGGATGACCTCGATTTGTCTGGCGGCCAACGGGCTGTTGTCCAGGGTATCCACCTGAAGCAGTTTGTAGTTTCCCGCCCAAAAACGCTCTTTCAGGATGGTCGGCCGATGGGACTCTCGAACCGCGTTGACGTGGACGCCCGAGGATTTCAGGTCTTCCATCGCCATTTCGGCGAGCGAATCCTCCCCCAGAACGGTCGTAAGCGTCACCTCCGCTCCCAAGCTCCGGAGGTGCTTCGCGACAATACCCGCCCCCCCGACGAACGTCTTGGATTGCTCCAATCGAACGCTGAAGGTCGGAGTCTTCGTGGCAGGGCCAAGGAGAGCGCAGTAAGAGTACTTGTCCACGATGGTGTCCCCTACGACGTGAACGTTCACGCCGGCCAAACTTTCCAGAGTCTTGCGGAGCCGCCCAAACGCGACCCCCTCGGCCTCCATGAGGGTGCCCAGCTTCTCCAATGTCAGGCGGGGCTTGTGTTGCGCCAGAATTTTTGTCGATGAATAGACGACGTCTCCCGGGGAGAAGATGAACTTCCCCCCATAGCTCGATACCACCTCGATCTCCTTTTGGGTCTTGGGATGCACGCCGGCCGCGGAGTATTCGTACCCCTTGACAAAACAATCGGGCTGGAGACTCCTGATGTTTTCCAGCGGCTCCGGACGAAAATCCACGATCACATAATCGACAACCTCCAACGCAGCGAGATTGGCGGCGCGCAACTCGTGCGGAACGTAGGGCCGGCCTTCACCTTTGTCGATGAATTCGTCCGAAGTCACGCTTGCAACCAAAATATCCCCGTGGGTCTTGGCGTAGAGCAGGTGACGGATATGTCCGGGGTGAACGATGTCGAAGGCGCCGTGACACATCACCACCGTCTGCGTCCGAGGACGGGGACCGATGACGGCACGCAGTTCCTCGACGGTCTTGATCTTGTGCTTGTATGGGTCGAACATGATGGCCTCCTCTCAACGGGGCGGTTGTTCCGGCTGACGGCCGCTTGCGTCCACCGCTCGGGACCGGGCCTTTCGGCCCGGCATCCCAACGGCGGAACGCGATCCACGGTAGAATCGACGAATTCGGGCGACCACGGTTTCTCTCTCTTCCATGGTCAGTTCCGGGAAGATGGGGAGACTCAGGATCCGCCCGGACAACGCCTCCGTCAGGGGCAGATCCCCGGGACGGTAGCCGAGTTCACGGGCAGCTTCTTGCAGATGAGTGGGAATCGGATAATGGATGCGCGTCTCGACGCCGGTCCGGGAAAGGTGCTCGCGAAGGGCATCGCGTCGGTCGGCCTGAACCATGAACGTCTGGTAAACGGCGAATTCGTGGTCTCGGTCCGCCGGGACCTTGACGACGTCCGACAGTACTTCCCGGTAGTAGGATGCCAATCGCCGACGTTCCTCGATCCATCCATCCAGTCGCCGCAACTTGATCCTCAGCCATGCCGCTTGGACCGTATCGAGCCGGCTGTTCACGCTCCAGAATTCGCATTCTCCAGGGCTTCGCAGTCCGTGATTTCTCCCCTTCACCAAGAACCGATAGAGGGCCTCGTCATGGGTCGTCACGATCCCCCCGTCCCCGCAGGCGCCCAGGTTCTTGAGCGGATGCAGGCTGAAACAACCGACCGTTCCGATGGAGCCGACCCGCCTGTCGCCCAGCCGGGCGCCGACGGCCTGCGCCGCGTCTTCAACCACGAAAAGCCCATACTCCCGGGCCACGGCCATGACGGCGTTCATGTCCACCGGTCGACCGGTGAGGTGCACCGGCAGGATAGCCCGAGTCCGGGTTGTGATCGCCTTCACAACGGCCTCAGGATCGATGTTGAAGTCGTCCCGGACGTCCACAAAGACCGGCCTGGCGCCGACCC comes from Nitrospirota bacterium and encodes:
- a CDS encoding Gfo/Idh/MocA family oxidoreductase, which produces MGNRAGPAEVHLNPFRLRYLLVGLGHLGGKRRRILGRACVATVDPENREADHRGIEQAPDAGYDAVILCVPNGEKLKLLRECLARRKHVLVEKPLVFPDLEIARSTAALASQSGCVWYTSYNHRFEPHIRLLKRKLDESTLGEIYHARIQYGNGTVRNWLGTWRESGYGVIEDLGSHLIDLAGYLFGIQDTRFRLVDARRLESKAYDYCLFATPDRRFFFECANIMWKNTFRVDVYGEKGSLHAAGLTKWGAATFELHRRVLPSGRPVETTDRIEMEDPTWELDIKEFERRVQEGHTSLDGDWRISSSLHRLAEQAARFAECRETE
- a CDS encoding adenylyltransferase/cytidyltransferase family protein; translated protein: MFDPYKHKIKTVEELRAVIGPRPRTQTVVMCHGAFDIVHPGHIRHLLYAKTHGDILVASVTSDEFIDKGEGRPYVPHELRAANLAALEVVDYVIVDFRPEPLENIRSLQPDCFVKGYEYSAAGVHPKTQKEIEVVSSYGGKFIFSPGDVVYSSTKILAQHKPRLTLEKLGTLMEAEGVAFGRLRKTLESLAGVNVHVVGDTIVDKYSYCALLGPATKTPTFSVRLEQSKTFVGGAGIVAKHLRSLGAEVTLTTVLGEDSLAEMAMEDLKSSGVHVNAVRESHRPTILKERFWAGNYKLLQVDTLDNSPLAARQIEVIQGFIRNLPSDLVVFSDFRHGLFHSDSVKILTEAIPPGSLKVADSQVSSRWGNILDFKGFDLITPNEHEARFALGDQDSGVRSLAQRLMTAARARFVLLKLGARGILAYRSPKSSPRSFFHLDTFVERLVDAVGAGDALLATASLVLARTGDIVQAAILGSLAAAVACEQEGNIPIDTPGVMARLQSAQEMAGWGARRSARRKPAPLAPPGSLEAGMPKPRAAQPL
- a CDS encoding DegT/DnrJ/EryC1/StrS family aminotransferase, with the translated sequence MGGRVPFIDLARQHGPLRAELWAAADGVLSRGDSILGEEVSAFEAEFAAYCGTRYAVGVGNGTDALILALRGLGIGAGDEVITVANSFMAPVAAIVRVGARPVFVDVRDDFNIDPEAVVKAITTRTRAILPVHLTGRPVDMNAVMAVAREYGLFVVEDAAQAVGARLGDRRVGSIGTVGCFSLHPLKNLGACGDGGIVTTHDEALYRFLVKGRNHGLRSPGECEFWSVNSRLDTVQAAWLRIKLRRLDGWIEERRRLASYYREVLSDVVKVPADRDHEFAVYQTFMVQADRRDALREHLSRTGVETRIHYPIPTHLQEAARELGYRPGDLPLTEALSGRILSLPIFPELTMEERETVVARIRRFYRGSRSAVGMPGRKARSRAVDASGRQPEQPPR